One part of the Bdellovibrio sp. KM01 genome encodes these proteins:
- a CDS encoding flagellar hook-length control protein FliK, whose protein sequence is MLNIVGPPMVGATELKPKASDKLQEKDFKGSGADSGFNKALQDKINLKSPKEAKESQRQEARAKDSNDSKETRDDKAPAKDAKPERKVSTNDGKEKRAANRQQAIKEFMDSFESEFEIPPTRLVEAMAELDDSQLKQSPEVTANAVIDQLNLDDDQAEKAAAMYAGLLAQLQQMPQQQTPKEMTEMSVGAGMSQQSMQMRVAAAQEKQTQLGAAADSVNKKFWMKPDAAMKTTAMPDLKGDLASRMMMDDSALAEAPLAEMPGMEAPAPEAINQQSLLDKLPPHLQGQMKETMSPALLAALAAKQAAAAAQKAEGAVTEDSSSELTNEFTKALEAPRGEKPQQADMMNKAVAGKVTPESFFQQQQGQEQSMMQDSANEFTQQGGAQDKDAAKEKLTTKATEFKAEMMGLEGLQAQPLKGETLKFDPAMAAMAPKAPATEAQNEANVKQLMNQAQYLIKQGGGEVKVQMTPEGMGTIHLKVMLQDGKVNLQMQADSQEAKKSIESSLVDLKNSLAAHKLSVENVKVDVVNTTSADTATQNQNNNTNGQGGQRDARQFWNNFNESFGNQGRREAFTEMQPLRGYAGKRRDPLQPIDGASVKAAPRAVEGKGSGLNLVA, encoded by the coding sequence TTGTTAAATATAGTCGGCCCCCCAATGGTGGGTGCGACCGAATTGAAGCCTAAAGCTTCTGATAAACTTCAGGAGAAAGACTTCAAGGGTTCCGGTGCAGATTCCGGTTTCAATAAAGCTCTTCAGGATAAAATTAATCTGAAAAGCCCGAAAGAAGCCAAAGAATCGCAAAGGCAAGAAGCCAGAGCCAAAGACTCTAACGACTCGAAAGAGACCAGAGACGACAAAGCTCCAGCGAAGGATGCAAAGCCAGAACGCAAGGTCAGCACTAACGATGGGAAAGAAAAACGGGCGGCGAACAGACAGCAGGCAATCAAAGAATTCATGGACTCATTCGAGAGTGAATTTGAAATCCCTCCCACACGACTTGTGGAAGCGATGGCCGAACTGGATGACAGCCAGCTCAAACAATCCCCGGAAGTAACAGCGAATGCTGTAATTGACCAATTGAACTTGGACGATGACCAGGCAGAAAAAGCCGCGGCCATGTATGCAGGTTTGTTGGCGCAATTGCAACAGATGCCACAACAGCAAACGCCTAAAGAAATGACAGAAATGTCCGTGGGCGCTGGTATGTCTCAACAGAGCATGCAGATGCGTGTGGCAGCCGCTCAGGAAAAGCAGACCCAATTGGGTGCTGCTGCAGATAGCGTTAATAAAAAATTCTGGATGAAACCGGATGCTGCGATGAAAACGACAGCTATGCCGGATCTAAAGGGCGATCTTGCATCACGCATGATGATGGATGATAGCGCTTTGGCGGAAGCTCCGTTGGCAGAAATGCCAGGTATGGAAGCTCCTGCTCCAGAAGCTATAAATCAGCAAAGCCTGTTGGATAAGTTGCCTCCTCATTTGCAAGGACAAATGAAAGAGACAATGTCTCCAGCATTGTTGGCAGCATTGGCAGCGAAACAAGCCGCAGCGGCAGCTCAAAAAGCTGAAGGTGCTGTGACAGAAGATTCTTCGTCTGAATTGACGAACGAGTTCACTAAAGCTCTGGAGGCTCCTCGAGGAGAGAAGCCACAGCAAGCAGATATGATGAACAAAGCAGTGGCTGGTAAAGTCACTCCGGAGTCATTCTTCCAACAACAGCAAGGTCAAGAGCAGTCCATGATGCAGGATTCCGCAAATGAATTCACGCAACAAGGTGGAGCTCAGGATAAAGATGCGGCGAAAGAAAAGCTGACAACAAAAGCTACGGAATTCAAAGCAGAGATGATGGGACTTGAAGGTTTGCAAGCGCAACCGTTGAAAGGTGAAACTTTGAAGTTTGACCCGGCAATGGCAGCGATGGCCCCGAAAGCACCGGCAACAGAGGCGCAAAACGAAGCCAACGTGAAGCAATTGATGAATCAAGCCCAATACCTGATTAAGCAAGGTGGCGGTGAAGTGAAAGTTCAAATGACCCCCGAGGGCATGGGAACGATCCACTTGAAAGTGATGCTTCAGGACGGAAAAGTAAATCTTCAAATGCAAGCGGACTCTCAAGAGGCGAAGAAGTCGATCGAGTCTAGTCTAGTTGATTTGAAGAACAGTCTTGCTGCTCACAAATTGTCTGTGGAAAATGTTAAAGTGGATGTTGTGAACACGACTTCCGCAGATACTGCGACACAAAACCAAAATAATAATACGAATGGCCAAGGTGGCCAGCGTGATGCGCGTCAGTTCTGGAATAACTTCAACGAAAGCTTTGGTAACCAAGGCCGCCGTGAAGCCTTTACTGAGATGCAACCGCTTCGTGGTTATGCTGGTAAACGTCGTGATCCATTGCAACCTATTGACGGCGCATCTGTGAAAGCAGCTCCGCGCGCAGTAGAAGGCAAAGGCAGCGGACTTAACCTGGTGGCGTAG
- a CDS encoding MotE family protein: MKTGYDQFFKNARKVADENGGASPVKFTKNPSSTRLHLDLSSEDVEQQLRRRMKMTAPKKKKKKSGVHWKMAGFSFLGLVLAVVGFQNHEEIDNILKRVEITMTGEAVAETAPAKPAAKAAEKKEEAAAETETKAAALSSDEIDHLTKLNDRKKELDAREEELNRQETELQAQKVELDKRLKELEDMRGKISNMLETRVKADDQKVDTLVQMYTNMKAPQAAKVFETMDEDLVVEILGRMKKKNAADIMNLLKPEKAQIISEKYAGYKRAPASEK, encoded by the coding sequence ATGAAAACGGGATACGATCAGTTCTTTAAGAATGCTCGCAAAGTCGCTGATGAAAATGGTGGAGCATCTCCTGTGAAATTCACCAAAAATCCATCATCGACACGCCTGCATCTGGATCTATCCTCTGAAGACGTTGAACAGCAACTTCGTCGCCGCATGAAAATGACAGCCCCGAAAAAGAAAAAGAAAAAATCTGGCGTTCATTGGAAAATGGCCGGATTTTCATTCTTGGGATTGGTCTTGGCAGTTGTGGGATTTCAAAATCACGAAGAGATCGACAATATTTTGAAACGTGTGGAAATCACTATGACCGGTGAAGCTGTCGCAGAAACAGCTCCGGCAAAACCAGCCGCCAAAGCCGCCGAGAAAAAAGAAGAGGCCGCTGCAGAAACTGAAACTAAAGCTGCAGCTTTGTCTTCTGATGAAATTGATCATCTGACGAAACTAAATGACCGAAAAAAAGAATTGGATGCGCGTGAAGAAGAACTCAATCGTCAAGAGACAGAGTTGCAAGCGCAGAAGGTAGAACTTGATAAACGCTTGAAAGAGCTTGAAGACATGCGTGGGAAAATTTCCAACATGCTTGAAACTCGCGTCAAGGCTGACGACCAGAAAGTCGATACCTTGGTACAGATGTACACCAATATGAAAGCCCCGCAAGCGGCCAAAGTCTTTGAGACGATGGACGAGGATTTGGTGGTCGAGATACTTGGTCGTATGAAAAAGAAAAATGCTGCTGATATCATGAATTTATTAAAACCGGAGAAAGCTCAGATCATTTCTGAGAAGTATGCCGGTTATAAACGTGCTCCAGCATCTGAAAAATAA
- the fliJ gene encoding flagellar export protein FliJ has translation MRFKFPMQKVLEHRKVVENLAQKDFQDAVAVLNEFQAKLDNMNQEILEAQARAGSLVQAGGAQGPALSQIHEFLKGQKIRILQQEQKIQEIEKIVEYKREILRQAALEYKIMEKVRENKFEEYKAERKIQDQKEMDEQAILRFKKIAE, from the coding sequence ATGAGATTTAAATTCCCCATGCAAAAGGTTCTTGAGCATCGCAAGGTTGTGGAAAACCTTGCGCAGAAGGATTTTCAAGACGCAGTAGCCGTTTTAAACGAGTTCCAGGCGAAGCTAGATAATATGAATCAAGAGATCCTGGAAGCCCAAGCCCGCGCGGGGAGCCTCGTTCAGGCCGGGGGCGCCCAAGGTCCAGCCCTGTCCCAAATTCACGAATTCCTTAAAGGTCAAAAGATTCGCATTCTCCAGCAAGAGCAAAAAATTCAAGAGATCGAGAAAATAGTCGAGTACAAGAGAGAAATTTTGCGACAAGCCGCTCTAGAATATAAAATTATGGAGAAGGTCCGGGAAAATAAGTTCGAGGAATATAAAGCCGAACGTAAGATCCAAGATCAAAAAGAGATGGATGAACAAGCCATCTTGCGTTTCAAAAAAATTGCTGAGTAG
- a CDS encoding FliI/YscN family ATPase has product MNDEMSLDLDKYSDLVNSIHLTRDSGKVTEVNGMLIKGYLPGASVGSIVQINPTGLERSFLAEVVGFKDKHVLMMALNDMRGVALGSKIILSRQIATVRAGDELLGRVVDGLGRPLDNKGEIENFREVPLYSEIRNPLDRQPIREPLDVGIRAINGALTAGQGQRVAIMAGSGVGKSVLLGMMARNTSADVNVIAMIGERGREVREFIEHDLGPEGMARSVVVCVTSDQSPLLRMRGAYVATAMAEYFSAQGKNVLLMMDSVTRFAMAQREIGLSTGEPPSQKGYTPSVFATLPKLLERAGNFEGEGSITGFYTTLVEGDDMNDPIGDSVRSIVDGHIVLSRALAARGHYPAIDVMQSASRVMKAVASSEHVRLAQKLKEVLAVYKDAEDLINIGAYKPGSNPKIDKAVKVIDQVNDFLKQRVEDPTNFNNTVRMLQQILMNA; this is encoded by the coding sequence ATGAACGACGAAATGTCTCTTGATCTGGATAAGTATTCTGACTTGGTCAACTCGATCCACTTGACCCGCGATAGCGGTAAAGTGACTGAGGTGAACGGAATGCTGATCAAGGGGTATCTCCCTGGCGCCAGCGTTGGCAGTATCGTGCAAATCAATCCGACGGGTCTTGAGCGCTCTTTCCTTGCGGAAGTGGTGGGCTTTAAAGACAAGCACGTTCTGATGATGGCTCTGAATGACATGCGAGGCGTCGCTTTAGGTTCTAAGATCATTCTTTCCCGTCAAATTGCCACTGTTCGCGCTGGCGATGAGCTTTTGGGCCGCGTGGTGGATGGTTTGGGTCGTCCTTTGGATAACAAAGGCGAGATCGAAAACTTCCGTGAAGTTCCTTTGTACAGCGAAATTCGTAACCCTTTGGATAGACAGCCGATTCGTGAGCCCCTGGATGTGGGTATCCGTGCGATCAATGGCGCATTAACCGCGGGCCAAGGCCAGCGTGTCGCTATTATGGCCGGTTCGGGTGTGGGTAAGTCCGTTCTATTGGGGATGATGGCTCGTAACACCAGTGCCGATGTTAACGTGATTGCGATGATCGGTGAACGTGGTCGTGAGGTGCGTGAGTTTATTGAACACGATTTGGGACCTGAAGGTATGGCTCGCTCTGTCGTCGTTTGTGTGACAAGTGACCAGTCTCCTCTGTTGCGTATGCGTGGCGCCTATGTGGCCACAGCCATGGCAGAATACTTCAGTGCTCAAGGTAAGAATGTTTTATTGATGATGGATTCAGTCACACGTTTTGCAATGGCTCAACGTGAAATCGGTTTGTCGACAGGCGAACCACCATCGCAAAAAGGTTATACGCCTTCGGTATTTGCGACTCTGCCAAAACTTTTGGAGCGCGCCGGAAATTTTGAAGGCGAAGGCAGTATCACTGGGTTCTATACCACTCTCGTAGAGGGTGATGACATGAATGACCCGATCGGGGACTCTGTTCGTTCTATCGTGGACGGACACATCGTGCTTTCCCGTGCCTTGGCAGCACGTGGTCACTATCCTGCGATTGATGTGATGCAAAGTGCCTCGCGTGTTATGAAAGCCGTGGCTTCATCAGAACACGTGAGGCTTGCGCAAAAACTAAAAGAAGTCCTGGCAGTTTATAAAGACGCTGAAGATTTGATTAATATCGGTGCTTACAAGCCAGGTTCCAATCCTAAGATTGATAAAGCTGTGAAAGTGATCGATCAAGTGAACGACTTCTTAAAACAAAGAGTCGAGGACCCAACGAACTTCAATAATACAGTTCGTATGCTCCAACAGATCCTGATGAATGCCTAA
- a CDS encoding FliH/SctL family protein — MQWSSKQGVGAHTKAVLKKDVAEKTVLEFVPAKFELGTPAQAHEYLIQKQRGSDFRMNDAIRIQTGVDQVERIDEEEKIEAAALEKLKEIQEQAYQEAYNLGLEEGRKEAFEKVSAEIQARMQGLDELLLGVKELKKDLAAFNENHLVTLAYKMAGRLAKAELQTNNDAMIQILRDAVSLAQDEEQITVHVSQEQFEFLEELKKETGRDLEFTKKIRFEPSTEIMAGGCIVETNYGEVDARVEQRLEQLWSVLSENMPKVKDKVAS; from the coding sequence ATGCAATGGTCTAGTAAACAGGGCGTGGGCGCCCATACAAAAGCAGTTCTTAAAAAGGACGTGGCTGAAAAGACCGTTCTGGAGTTTGTCCCAGCTAAATTTGAGCTGGGCACTCCCGCTCAAGCCCATGAGTATCTGATTCAGAAACAACGTGGTTCTGATTTCCGAATGAATGATGCCATCCGTATTCAAACGGGTGTGGATCAAGTGGAACGCATTGATGAAGAAGAAAAAATCGAAGCCGCAGCCCTGGAAAAGCTAAAAGAAATTCAGGAGCAGGCTTATCAGGAAGCTTACAACCTGGGTCTGGAAGAAGGCCGTAAAGAAGCTTTCGAGAAAGTTTCTGCTGAAATCCAAGCCCGCATGCAAGGCTTGGATGAGCTTTTGCTTGGCGTGAAAGAGTTGAAAAAAGATCTCGCAGCTTTCAATGAAAACCATCTGGTGACTTTGGCCTATAAAATGGCGGGTCGCTTGGCGAAGGCAGAGTTGCAGACTAATAACGATGCCATGATTCAGATATTGCGTGATGCTGTCAGCCTGGCGCAAGACGAAGAACAAATCACTGTCCATGTTTCTCAAGAGCAATTCGAATTCTTGGAAGAGCTTAAAAAAGAAACCGGCCGCGATCTGGAATTTACGAAAAAGATCCGCTTTGAACCAAGCACAGAAATTATGGCTGGTGGTTGCATCGTGGAAACAAATTATGGCGAAGTGGATGCTCGTGTCGAGCAACGCCTGGAACAGCTTTGGTCTGTTCTTTCCGAAAACATGCCTAAAGTTAAAGACAAGGTTGCTAGTTAA
- the fliG gene encoding flagellar motor switch protein FliG: MKLQRADHIEYEQLKGFDKAAILINYLGKDAVKVLLRRMDDADIRKLINQMSKLRVVPVHVTKRVLEEFYEMISETEDYIFSETISAKETIVDALGEERARGILGGLNITTGGSRSLESLEMVDAKSLATFLVNEHPQTVAVILAHLEPEKKGEVLKRLPEALQAEVVLRMANLEHVDPELIGEIDRVLKHQLSNTATVEQAALGGVQPVAEMLNVMDKNTETAIMSRLEEKDPLLAEEIRKLMFVFDDIIKIDDRGIQALLKEVPNDKLLLALKTSSEEIRVKIFKNISARAAEMLREDLSNMGPSRLSDVEGAQQEIVNAARRLEAEGKIMIARGGSEDAMV, encoded by the coding sequence ATGAAACTGCAAAGAGCCGATCATATTGAGTACGAACAGCTCAAAGGTTTCGACAAGGCAGCAATTCTTATCAATTATCTTGGTAAGGATGCCGTTAAGGTTCTTTTGCGTCGCATGGACGATGCAGACATCCGCAAGCTTATTAATCAAATGAGTAAATTGCGCGTGGTTCCTGTGCACGTGACAAAACGTGTTCTTGAAGAGTTCTATGAAATGATTTCTGAAACTGAAGATTACATCTTCTCTGAAACGATCTCTGCGAAGGAAACTATCGTGGACGCTTTGGGTGAGGAACGTGCCAGAGGTATCCTGGGTGGTTTGAACATCACGACAGGTGGCTCGCGTTCACTGGAATCTTTGGAAATGGTCGATGCGAAGTCTTTGGCGACATTCCTGGTGAATGAGCATCCTCAGACAGTTGCAGTTATCTTGGCTCACTTGGAGCCAGAGAAAAAAGGTGAGGTTCTAAAACGTCTTCCAGAAGCTCTTCAGGCCGAAGTGGTTCTGCGTATGGCGAATTTGGAGCACGTCGATCCAGAGTTGATCGGCGAGATCGACCGCGTATTGAAACATCAATTATCTAATACAGCGACAGTCGAACAAGCGGCTTTGGGTGGTGTTCAACCGGTGGCAGAAATGCTCAACGTTATGGACAAAAACACAGAGACGGCGATCATGTCCCGTTTGGAAGAAAAAGATCCTCTTCTTGCCGAAGAGATCCGCAAACTTATGTTTGTCTTCGACGACATCATCAAAATCGACGACCGTGGTATTCAGGCACTTCTCAAAGAAGTACCGAACGACAAACTTCTTTTGGCACTCAAAACGTCAAGCGAAGAGATCCGTGTCAAAATCTTCAAAAATATTTCTGCCCGTGCGGCCGAGATGTTGCGCGAAGACTTATCGAACATGGGACCTTCTCGTTTGTCAGACGTCGAGGGCGCACAACAAGAGATCGTCAATGCAGCTCGCCGCCTAGAAGCGGAAGGCAAGATTATGATCGCAAGAGGTGGTTCAGAAGATGCAATGGTCTAG
- the fliF gene encoding flagellar basal-body MS-ring/collar protein FliF has protein sequence MNKIFGGLVVQFREFFKNLGPTKRLSVVAVTLIAVVALLTMMFMASGKDYVPLFTNIPTEQVSSIVAKLNEKNIPFQLRDGGKTVAIPKELLHSTQMTLMAEIGSPKMGNIGLELFDKQDFGVNSYAQKINYQRALQGELMRAINTLTAVKQSKVILALPNKKTFLEEGGSPSASVVVELHSGKELTPDQVRGIRYLVANAVEGMDADKVAVLDERGKVLTRTSDGSTGGSNELLDLKAKVERDFEDRIEDILSKVVGHAKVVAKVDATLNHRVISSVEELVDPDKTAIRSQQSEEESLDGARTNPSGVPGSRSNIPGAEDNNGQVGFKQDVKKELKTINYEVPKTVRNIRETAGNLERLSIAVVVDGVAVTTKNQDGTSETKWQPRSVEEVKKYEDLIKGAVGFNAARGDSVKVETIQFQPEDFSEAEKILTTLERKKLIHALFKWALLGFSLALFFFIVVRPFMQWITDSFQDSVEEMLPRTIEELEELQSVDNTLPGMSTALPVLQESIDPEKAESELLKDRIMATMGRDEEKAANAFGMWLVRKDS, from the coding sequence TTGAACAAAATTTTTGGTGGATTGGTTGTCCAGTTTCGCGAGTTCTTTAAAAATCTGGGTCCAACCAAAAGACTTTCAGTTGTTGCCGTAACTCTTATTGCGGTAGTGGCTTTGTTGACGATGATGTTCATGGCGTCTGGTAAAGACTATGTTCCTCTATTCACAAACATCCCGACTGAACAAGTTTCTTCGATCGTAGCTAAGCTGAACGAAAAAAATATTCCATTCCAATTGCGTGACGGCGGTAAAACCGTTGCGATCCCAAAAGAGCTTTTGCACTCAACGCAAATGACGTTGATGGCAGAGATCGGTTCTCCAAAAATGGGGAACATCGGACTTGAGCTTTTCGACAAGCAAGATTTCGGTGTGAACTCTTACGCTCAAAAAATTAACTATCAACGTGCCCTTCAAGGGGAGTTGATGAGAGCTATCAACACTTTGACCGCGGTCAAGCAGTCTAAAGTGATCCTGGCATTGCCAAATAAGAAAACATTCCTGGAAGAAGGTGGCTCGCCATCGGCTTCCGTTGTCGTTGAGCTTCATTCAGGTAAAGAACTTACGCCTGATCAAGTTCGTGGTATCCGTTACCTGGTTGCGAACGCAGTTGAAGGTATGGACGCTGATAAAGTCGCGGTTCTTGATGAGCGCGGTAAAGTTTTGACTCGTACTTCAGATGGCTCAACTGGTGGTTCCAATGAGCTTTTGGATCTAAAAGCTAAAGTTGAAAGAGATTTTGAAGATCGAATTGAAGACATCCTTTCTAAAGTAGTGGGTCACGCCAAAGTTGTTGCTAAAGTTGACGCCACTTTGAATCACCGTGTGATTTCTTCTGTGGAAGAACTTGTGGATCCAGATAAAACAGCAATTCGTTCCCAACAATCTGAAGAGGAATCTTTGGATGGGGCTCGTACGAATCCTTCTGGTGTTCCAGGTTCCCGTTCCAACATCCCGGGTGCCGAAGACAACAATGGCCAAGTGGGTTTTAAACAAGACGTTAAAAAAGAACTTAAAACAATTAACTATGAAGTTCCTAAAACAGTGCGCAATATCCGTGAAACAGCGGGTAACCTTGAGCGCCTCAGTATCGCGGTAGTGGTTGATGGTGTAGCCGTTACGACAAAAAATCAGGACGGAACATCAGAAACGAAATGGCAACCTCGCTCTGTTGAAGAAGTTAAAAAATATGAAGACCTGATCAAAGGTGCGGTTGGTTTCAATGCGGCTCGTGGTGACTCAGTTAAAGTTGAAACGATCCAGTTCCAACCAGAAGACTTCTCCGAAGCAGAAAAGATCCTGACGACGCTTGAGCGTAAAAAGTTGATCCACGCTTTGTTCAAATGGGCTCTTCTGGGTTTCTCTTTGGCTCTGTTCTTCTTCATCGTGGTTCGTCCATTTATGCAATGGATCACAGACAGCTTCCAAGACTCTGTTGAGGAAATGCTGCCACGTACGATCGAGGAACTTGAAGAATTGCAATCTGTGGATAACACGCTTCCAGGTATGTCGACCGCTCTTCCTGTTCTGCAGGAATCTATTGACCCTGAGAAAGCTGAATCTGAATTGTTGAAAGACCGTATTATGGCGACCATGGGTCGTGATGAAGAAAAAGCCGCTAATGCCTTTGGTATGTGGCTGGTAAGGAAGGATTCTTAA
- the fliE gene encoding flagellar hook-basal body complex protein FliE: protein MEGFTVSNANRFLESGNLRDSKSLSISGETTPLSNTSESGKSFADTLKEAVSSVNELQKSSDKFAQNVATGKTDDVAGAMIAAEKADIALRVMVQVRNKIIDAYQEVMKMQV from the coding sequence ATGGAGGGTTTTACAGTATCAAATGCAAACAGATTTCTGGAATCTGGAAATCTGCGTGACTCAAAGTCACTGTCTATCTCGGGCGAGACGACACCACTCAGTAATACATCAGAATCGGGTAAGAGCTTTGCTGACACTCTGAAGGAAGCCGTTTCCTCTGTGAACGAATTGCAAAAGTCTTCGGATAAATTTGCACAAAACGTTGCAACAGGAAAAACGGACGACGTCGCTGGTGCCATGATTGCCGCAGAAAAAGCTGATATCGCTTTGCGTGTGATGGTTCAGGTGCGCAACAAGATCATCGATGCGTATCAAGAAGTCATGAAGATGCAGGTTTAG
- the flgC gene encoding flagellar basal body rod protein FlgC, with amino-acid sequence MADFLTGMRISSSGMAAQRMRMNTIASNIANINTTQTPEGGPYRRKDVVFESMPDAKNFGEIVTGTDPMGNMQRVQVTDVVSDRKAPLMKYEPDHPDANPEGYVAYPNINLMEEMTNMIQSSRSYEANVSAMQASKDMAMSALEIGR; translated from the coding sequence ATGGCTGATTTTTTAACGGGTATGAGAATTAGTAGCAGTGGTATGGCGGCGCAAAGAATGCGCATGAATACGATTGCCAGCAACATCGCTAACATCAATACAACCCAGACCCCTGAGGGTGGTCCGTATCGCCGTAAGGACGTGGTTTTCGAGTCGATGCCCGACGCTAAGAACTTCGGCGAAATCGTGACAGGTACAGACCCTATGGGGAATATGCAACGGGTCCAGGTGACTGATGTTGTCTCGGATCGAAAAGCTCCTTTGATGAAATATGAGCCGGATCATCCTGATGCAAATCCAGAGGGTTACGTCGCTTATCCGAATATCAATCTCATGGAAGAAATGACCAATATGATACAATCGTCGCGTTCCTACGAGGCCAACGTATCGGCGATGCAGGCGTCAAAAGATATGGCCATGAGCGCTCTAGAGATAGGAAGATAG
- the flgB gene encoding flagellar basal body rod protein FlgB, with product MSDIFDKTTNALATSMRMRQMRNNVTSSNIANAETPGYHAKKMDFEEALSRSLNMDGMNALSTSSGEHFALGGVSVAKTRPDIYENPEGAVNNDGNTVDLEKEMSALSENAIMYKTALQLINKKMAALKYAASEGR from the coding sequence ATGAGTGATATTTTCGATAAAACAACGAACGCGCTGGCGACGTCGATGCGTATGCGCCAGATGCGTAACAATGTAACCTCCTCTAACATCGCTAATGCGGAGACTCCAGGGTATCACGCAAAAAAGATGGATTTCGAAGAGGCATTGTCTCGTTCCTTAAATATGGATGGCATGAACGCCCTTAGCACCAGCAGCGGCGAGCATTTCGCGCTGGGTGGTGTTTCGGTGGCTAAAACTCGACCTGATATTTATGAAAATCCAGAGGGTGCTGTGAACAATGACGGCAACACTGTGGACCTGGAAAAAGAAATGTCGGCGCTGTCAGAGAATGCGATCATGTACAAAACTGCGCTTCAGCTGATCAATAAAAAAATGGCGGCTCTGAAGTACGCAGCTTCCGAAGGCAGATAA